ATCAGATCCAAAATCAAAAGGTCACATGGGTCTTTTTTTATAAGATCTACAATCTCTCCCCCGTCTTCAAAGCTTTCTACCTCATAGCCTTTTTCTTTTAGGGCATAGGCCACTAGGTTTCTAATTGACTTGTCATCTTCCACTACATATATCATTATAACCTCGTTGCTAAGTCTGCTACTCTTGCCAGCCTATCTCCTAATCTTTCAAAGTATTTAAAAAGCAAGATTTTGTTTGATAGGTCAAGAGCATCTATTTTTTCTTCTTTGTTTTCTTTGGCAGAAAAATTTATTGCCTCTACAAAGATTTTATTGTTGATTTGATCTTTTTCAATAGTCTTTAGGGCCAAATCATGATCTTTGTTATTAAAGGCTTCTATACCATCCTTGACCATTTGCTTTTGATTGTCTAAAAATCTATTTAAAAAATCTATCTCTTGACCTTTTACATCAAATTCTTTTAGGATCTGAGCTACTGATACTAGGTGGCTTGCTATTCTTTTTTGGCTTGATGCAAGCTTTATTTCCATTTGCAAAAACCTCAAGTCACTGGCTACAGGCTGTTGTAAGGCCAAGAGCTCAAAGCAAAATCTCTCTATACCACTAGCAGCCCTTCTAATTTCTTCTCCTAAATCTATTATATCATCTAAGTTATCGACATTTTTATTTTCTAAATATAGGTCGATCCTCTCATAGGAGATTAGGATCAGCTGCATGACATCTGCTCCCATTTTTTTTATAGATTCTAAATCGCTGTTGTATCTAAATCTCATATCAACCAAACCTTCCTGTTATATAATCTTCGGTTCTCTTGTCAGCCGGGTCATTGAAAATCTTTAAGGTCTTATCCATTTCTATAACCTCACCTGTAAGGAAAAATGCAGTTTCATCTGAGATCCTGGCTGCTTGTTGCATATTGTGAGTTACTATGACAATAGTGTATTTTTCTTTTAGCTGGTCACAAAGATCTTCTATGGCTGATGTTGATATAGGGTCAAGGGCACTTGTTGGCTCATCCATCAAAATTATTTTTGGATCTACTGAAAGACTCCTAGCTATACAAATCCTCTGTTGCTGACCACCAGAAAAAGATAGGGCGTTTTGTTTTAGTTTATCTTTGACCTCATCCCAAATAGCAGCTGATTTCAGGGACCTTTCTACAATCTCATCTAATTTGTCCTTATCTTTTATACCTGAGATTCTCGGTCCATAGCTTATATTATCATAAACTGACTTTGAAAATGGGTTTGGTGACTGAAAAACCATCCCTACATTTCGACGAAGATTTACAACATCAACATCTTTTTTATAAATATCTTGGCCTTCTACTTCGATTAGGCCCTCTATTTTGCAGTCATCTACCAAGTCATTCATCCTATTAAAACATTTAAGTGTAGTAGATTTACCGCACCCAGAAGGTCCTATAAAAGCTGTGACTTTATTCTTTTTAATATCCATATTTACATTTTTTAGGGCCTGAAAGTCTCCATAATATAAATTCAGGTCTTTGACAAAGATTGCGCTCTCATCACCCATATTGTTCATTTGGAGTTTTTCCCTATTATCTTTAACATTCTTGTTTTTTATTTCAATTTTTTTATCCAAAATATGATCCTTATTCATCAATATTCTCCTAGGCATTTACAATTTTTTTGCTGATCTTTGTAGATATAAAGTTTATTAGAACTACAAAAACTAGTAGGAGGACAGCTGTGGCGTAGGCTTCTTTGACATGAAATCCTTCGCTAGAAAGCACATACATATGGACTGCCATGGTTCTAGCAGATTTGAACAAGCCTTTTGGTATATCAGTATTAGATCCCATAGTGAAAATTAGGGCTGCTGATTCACCTACAATCCTACCTGTTGATAAAAATATCCCCCCGAGAATCCCATCCATAGCATCAGGGATTACAACCTTAAATATGGTTTGAATCTTTGTCGCTCCAAGGGCAAGGGAGGCGTGTGCTTGGAGAGGATTTACTGTCAAAATCGCCTCCTCAGTTGTCCTTATGAGGGTTGGCAATACCATAATTGCCACAGTCAAACAGCCTGCAAGGAGCGAATACTGCATACCTAGACCATGACCTGCATTTGATACAAAAAACAAATAACCAAAAAGGCCATAAACTATAGAGGGAATTGAAGATAGGATTTCAGTAGAAAACCTAACTGCCTTTATCAAAAACTTGTTTTTTGCATAATTTGATAGGTAAATCGCTGTAAATATCCCTATGGGAAGGGCAATTATCAAGGTCAATCCTATGGTCAAAAGTGTTGTAATAAGTGCAGGCATTAGGGAAACATTCTCTGTTGTGTATTTTAATTCAAATAAACCAGGAGATATATTTGGTATGCCTTTGATCAAAATATAGGCAATTACAATCCCTGCCATGGCATAGCCAATTGTTGTGAGGGCCATTATCATGCCTTTATAAAATTTGCTCATAAAATCTCCTATAATCTTTCTTCGGTTTTACTTCTAACTATGTTAAAAATAATGTTAACAATGAGGATAAAGAAAAATAAAACCATACCTGTTGCAATTAGGGCCTGCCTGTGCATGCCTGATGCATATCCCATTTCAAGAACTATATTTGTTGTTAGGGTCCTAGCCCCCTTTAAAATTGATTCTGGCATAAGGGGTTGGTTACCTATTACTAGGTAAACTGCCATGGTTTCTCCTATTGCCCTGCCTATGGCAAGGATTATAGATGAAAAAATACCAGACCTGGCATAAGGAACCATGACCTTGGATATAGTTTGTTCTTTGGTCGCCCCAAGGGCCAAAGATCCTGTCATAAAAGTCTTTGGCACTTGTCTTAGGGAGTTTTCAGAAATATTTACCATGGTTGGCAAGATCATTATGGCAAGTAGTATGGATGCTGTGAGCATATTCATGCCAGATTTTATCTGAAATATGTCTTTGACCCAGGGTACTATAACCATCATTGCAAAAAAACCATATACTACCGATGGTATAGCTGCCATGAGGTTGATAAGTGATTTTAATGGTCCGTAGGTTTTTTTTGAATAATAGGCCATAAATATAGAAATTCCTAGTCCAAAAGGGAGGGCTATAATTGTTGATAAAAAAGTTACGATAAGTGATCCTATAATCATCGGGTAGATACCAAATTTTGGATTGCCTGCAGTTGGTTTCCACACCTTGCCGGTTATGAATTTTAAAAGTCCGTACTCATTTACAAACTTAATCCCCTCAGAAAATATGAAAAAGATTATAAGAAGTATCAGAAATACGGACATTACTGCAGACAAGAGGAAAATTATCTCGCCGATTTTTTCTCTTGTCTTGTTCATTTTATTTTCCTAATTCGCTTGTATTTTTAAGTTCGCCCTTAAATATTTGTTTAAGTTCATCCATTGTTAGGTCTTCAACCTTGCTTTCATTGTTGACAATTACAGCTATACCGTCTGTTGCTATTACTTCTACAGCAAGTTTTTCTTTTTCTTCATCTTTTAGCTCTCTTGAGGCCATAGCTATATCTGCTGCTCCATCGATAACTGCTTCTATACCAGCAGATGATCCTGTAGATTGGATTTCGATTGTAGCATCTGGGTTTAGCTCTTTATATTTTTCTGCCATTTTTTCTATAAGTGGGGTTACAGATGTAGAACCAGCTACTGTTAGGGTTCCTGAAACTTTTCCAGCTTCATATTTTTCTGTCTCTTGTAGTGGAACATAGCCTTCTTCTGAGCTTATAGCTTGGGCTTGTTCTGATAGGCAGAATTTCAAAAAGTCTTTTGCAAGATCATTTATTTCTGCTTCTTTGAAGGCTAGGTTAAATGGTCTTGAGATTTTGTATGAACCATTTACTATATTTTCTTCTGTAGCTTCTACGCCTTCAATTTTGACAGCCTTTACTGTATCATTTAGAGATCCTAGAGAAATATAACCGATAGCTGCGGAATCCTGGCTAACTGTTTGCATAACAGCGTTGGTTGAGTTTTGTACAATGGCTTCCTGGGTTGTCATATCTTCTTTTTGGCCATCTACTTCTTCTTCAAGACCAACAAGCTCTATAAAAGCGCCTCTTGTACCAGAACCATCTTCTCTAGATACTACTGAAAAATCATAGTCTTCTGCGCTTGCTTCAGTATTTTCTTCTTCTTTGTTTTCCTCTGGAGCTTGTGCTGTTTCTGTTTGAGTAGTTTCTGTCTTTACAGATTCATCTTTTGCATCTTTTTCTCCATTGTTGCCACATCCTGCTAGGATTAGACCTAGTGAAAGACTTGCTGCTAGTATTTTTTTATTTGTAATTTTCATTTTTATCTCCTTATTTTCTATCTGTATTCACATCATACTAGGTCAATATGCGATAGGTTTTAAGCCCTTGTAAAATAAATGTAAAATAAAAAACTGACCCAAGATATTTAATCTTGAGTCAGTCTCTATAAGGATCATTATTTTTTAACTAAATTTTTATCATCTTCATACCAAATTTCATCAGCCTTTACCTGCCAATCCTTGGCGTAGTCTATACATTTGCCACACAAATGTTCTACACTTTCTGGAGATTGTAGGTCAGTTGATTTGACCTTGGTATCATTTACAATCCTTTGTAGGATTGCTGGATTTTCTAACATTGGGCAAGGTCTTAGGTGGTTTTCATTGAAAGGTTGGTTATCATGGTAGGCCATAAATAATGGTCTTTTTAGGATTTCTAGGATTGAGTAGTCTTTGATATTTGAATCTGAATAATGGATAAATACGCAAGGCTCTGCATCACC
This window of the Anaerococcus mediterraneensis genome carries:
- a CDS encoding PhoU domain-containing protein, translated to MRFRYNSDLESIKKMGADVMQLILISYERIDLYLENKNVDNLDDIIDLGEEIRRAASGIERFCFELLALQQPVASDLRFLQMEIKLASSQKRIASHLVSVAQILKEFDVKGQEIDFLNRFLDNQKQMVKDGIEAFNNKDHDLALKTIEKDQINNKIFVEAINFSAKENKEEKIDALDLSNKILLFKYFERLGDRLARVADLATRL
- the pstB gene encoding phosphate ABC transporter ATP-binding protein PstB, which translates into the protein MNNMGDESAIFVKDLNLYYGDFQALKNVNMDIKKNKVTAFIGPSGCGKSTTLKCFNRMNDLVDDCKIEGLIEVEGQDIYKKDVDVVNLRRNVGMVFQSPNPFSKSVYDNISYGPRISGIKDKDKLDEIVERSLKSAAIWDEVKDKLKQNALSFSGGQQQRICIARSLSVDPKIILMDEPTSALDPISTSAIEDLCDQLKEKYTIVIVTHNMQQAARISDETAFFLTGEVIEMDKTLKIFNDPADKRTEDYITGRFG
- the pstA gene encoding phosphate ABC transporter permease PstA; translation: MSKFYKGMIMALTTIGYAMAGIVIAYILIKGIPNISPGLFELKYTTENVSLMPALITTLLTIGLTLIIALPIGIFTAIYLSNYAKNKFLIKAVRFSTEILSSIPSIVYGLFGYLFFVSNAGHGLGMQYSLLAGCLTVAIMVLPTLIRTTEEAILTVNPLQAHASLALGATKIQTIFKVVIPDAMDGILGGIFLSTGRIVGESAALIFTMGSNTDIPKGLFKSARTMAVHMYVLSSEGFHVKEAYATAVLLLVFVVLINFISTKISKKIVNA
- the pstC gene encoding phosphate ABC transporter permease subunit PstC, with translation MNKTREKIGEIIFLLSAVMSVFLILLIIFFIFSEGIKFVNEYGLLKFITGKVWKPTAGNPKFGIYPMIIGSLIVTFLSTIIALPFGLGISIFMAYYSKKTYGPLKSLINLMAAIPSVVYGFFAMMVIVPWVKDIFQIKSGMNMLTASILLAIMILPTMVNISENSLRQVPKTFMTGSLALGATKEQTISKVMVPYARSGIFSSIILAIGRAIGETMAVYLVIGNQPLMPESILKGARTLTTNIVLEMGYASGMHRQALIATGMVLFFFILIVNIIFNIVRSKTEERL
- a CDS encoding substrate-binding domain-containing protein, whose translation is MKITNKKILAASLSLGLILAGCGNNGEKDAKDESVKTETTQTETAQAPEENKEEENTEASAEDYDFSVVSREDGSGTRGAFIELVGLEEEVDGQKEDMTTQEAIVQNSTNAVMQTVSQDSAAIGYISLGSLNDTVKAVKIEGVEATEENIVNGSYKISRPFNLAFKEAEINDLAKDFLKFCLSEQAQAISSEEGYVPLQETEKYEAGKVSGTLTVAGSTSVTPLIEKMAEKYKELNPDATIEIQSTGSSAGIEAVIDGAADIAMASRELKDEEKEKLAVEVIATDGIAVIVNNESKVEDLTMDELKQIFKGELKNTSELGK